A region of Candidatus Terasakiella magnetica DNA encodes the following proteins:
- a CDS encoding molybdopterin-dependent oxidoreductase has protein sequence MCSEIVKSVCPHDCPSVCPLEVERLGPKRIGKVKGSPANAFTAGIICGKVARYSERIHHGQRLLYPMKRVGKKGSDNFKRITWDEALETVAKNLLRVEREHGAEAVWPFYYAGTMGHVMRDGINRLRHVKGYSGMQGTYCTALSGPGWEAGCGTKRGSDVLEMEKSDLIVIWGLNAVSSQIHLMTHVIKGIRNGAKLVVVDPYQNKTADKAHLHLPLRPGTDGALACAVMHVLFEEGYADKAYLEKYTDLPKEFEEHLKTKTPEWASEITGLAAHTIEAFARLYGSSKKTFLRVGHGMTRSRNGAHNMHAVSCLPAVTGAWQYEGGGALYGQGDLAQLDTTLIEGKDVKNPDVRMLDQSRIGEILTGHEGALKGGPEVKALFIQNTNPVAVAPDSSAVRKGFMRDDLFVCVHEQFMTETAKMADIVLPATMFLEHDDIYTASAHCTLQVAKSVISPAGACKSNHQVICELAKKLGAQHKGFDLSALAIVEETLKKSGYPNVADIIATTGHDLSLPFEEAHFLNGFAHPDGKFRFKPDWSSLGPRGETMPEFPDHWDVIDEVDKEKQFRLITPPSQNFLNSSFSETKTSRIKERCPEALINQRVMRKLGLVEGDLVRVGNELGSVLLNAVSAKNQHEDTVVVEGIWPNSSFLEGRGINTLVSSEPGYPNNGAVFHDTAVWLRAHK, from the coding sequence ATGTGTTCTGAAATTGTCAAATCTGTCTGCCCCCATGATTGTCCAAGTGTCTGCCCTTTAGAGGTGGAGCGTTTAGGCCCAAAGCGTATTGGCAAAGTCAAAGGGAGCCCGGCTAACGCCTTTACGGCAGGGATTATTTGCGGAAAAGTCGCGCGCTATAGCGAACGAATACATCATGGTCAGCGCCTGCTTTATCCTATGAAACGAGTCGGTAAAAAAGGCTCAGATAATTTTAAACGTATTACGTGGGATGAGGCACTGGAAACAGTTGCTAAAAACCTGCTGCGTGTAGAGCGCGAACATGGGGCAGAAGCGGTTTGGCCGTTTTATTATGCAGGTACCATGGGCCATGTGATGCGCGATGGCATTAACCGTCTGCGCCACGTTAAAGGCTATAGCGGTATGCAAGGCACCTATTGTACGGCATTGAGCGGACCGGGTTGGGAGGCCGGATGTGGCACAAAACGCGGCAGTGATGTTCTGGAAATGGAAAAGTCCGACCTGATTGTCATTTGGGGCTTAAATGCGGTTTCCAGCCAGATCCATCTGATGACCCATGTGATTAAGGGTATTCGCAATGGGGCAAAGCTGGTTGTTGTTGACCCTTATCAAAATAAAACAGCTGATAAAGCGCATCTTCATTTGCCTCTTCGCCCGGGAACGGATGGGGCGCTGGCCTGTGCGGTCATGCATGTTTTGTTTGAAGAAGGCTACGCCGATAAGGCCTATCTGGAAAAATACACTGATCTTCCCAAAGAGTTTGAAGAACATTTAAAAACAAAAACACCTGAATGGGCCTCTGAAATAACCGGATTGGCAGCCCATACCATTGAAGCCTTTGCCCGTCTTTATGGCAGCTCAAAAAAGACTTTTTTGCGTGTGGGACATGGGATGACGCGCTCGCGCAATGGTGCGCATAATATGCATGCGGTTTCTTGCCTGCCTGCAGTGACAGGGGCATGGCAGTATGAAGGCGGTGGTGCACTTTATGGACAAGGTGATTTAGCGCAGCTTGATACAACCTTGATTGAAGGAAAAGATGTTAAAAACCCGGATGTGCGCATGTTGGATCAATCGCGCATTGGCGAGATTTTAACAGGTCATGAAGGTGCGCTTAAAGGCGGGCCTGAGGTTAAGGCTCTTTTCATTCAAAATACCAATCCTGTTGCCGTTGCTCCAGACAGCTCAGCTGTGCGCAAAGGCTTTATGCGTGATGATTTGTTTGTCTGTGTACATGAACAATTTATGACCGAAACGGCAAAGATGGCTGATATCGTCTTACCGGCAACCATGTTCTTAGAACATGATGATATCTATACGGCGAGTGCGCATTGTACATTGCAGGTCGCAAAATCTGTCATCAGTCCAGCGGGGGCGTGTAAGTCGAACCATCAGGTGATTTGTGAGCTGGCGAAAAAGCTTGGCGCACAACATAAGGGGTTTGATCTCAGTGCGCTTGCCATTGTTGAAGAGACATTGAAGAAGTCTGGCTATCCCAATGTGGCCGACATTATTGCGACAACAGGGCATGATCTGAGCTTACCGTTTGAAGAGGCGCATTTTCTTAATGGCTTTGCCCATCCTGATGGAAAATTCCGTTTTAAACCGGATTGGTCTTCATTAGGGCCAAGGGGGGAGACGATGCCAGAATTTCCCGATCATTGGGATGTGATTGACGAAGTGGATAAAGAAAAACAGTTTCGCTTAATCACACCACCATCACAAAACTTCCTTAATTCATCCTTTAGTGAGACCAAGACATCGCGCATTAAAGAGCGTTGCCCTGAAGCATTGATTAATCAGCGTGTTATGCGTAAATTAGGACTTGTTGAAGGAGACTTGGTGCGTGTCGGTAATGAGCTGGGCAGTGTTTTGTTAAATGCGGTATCGGCAAAGAACCAACATGAAGACACGGTTGTGGTTGAAGGGATTTGGCCCAATTCATCCTTTTTGGAAGGGCGTGGCATTAACACACTGGTTTCGTCCGAACCGGGCTATCCAAACAATGGCGCGGTTTTTCATGATACGGCTGTATGGTTGAGGGCACATAAGTAA
- the pgmG gene encoding phosphoglucomutase/phosphomannomutase PgmG, whose translation MTQINPNILREYDIRGIVGDNFTEEVVETLGRAFGTRIKRAGGKSVCVGYDGRLSSPGLAAAAVRGMMACGLTVYEVGRGPTPMLYYSTYALEADAGLMITGSHNPPDYNGIKMMLSGLSFFGADIQDLGKIAAEGDFETGQGSSEQRPMLNDYVERITSDFKAGRELKIAWDAGNGVAGEAMTMMCDKLPGEHHLMYADIDGNFPNHHPDPTVEKNLADLKEMVIAKGCDLGIAFDGDGDRIGVVDSQGRVLWGDQLMVIWAKEILSRKPGSTIIADVKASQVLFDEVARMGGEPQMWKTGHSLIKSKMKELESPFAGEMSGHIFFKDGFYGFDDALYAAIRLLSILTQTDEKLDDMLDAMPKMVNTPEIRFDCPEERKFDVADEVKERLNGASDVQVIDVDGVRVVSDDGWWLLRASNTQPVLVARCEAKDEAGLAKLKAELVKQLETSGIDAPDF comes from the coding sequence ATGACACAAATTAACCCAAATATTCTGCGTGAATATGATATCCGCGGCATTGTTGGTGATAATTTCACTGAAGAGGTTGTTGAAACTTTGGGCCGTGCCTTTGGTACGCGCATCAAGCGTGCAGGTGGAAAGTCGGTTTGTGTCGGCTATGATGGTCGTTTAAGCTCCCCCGGTCTTGCCGCCGCCGCTGTAAGAGGCATGATGGCCTGTGGTTTAACCGTATATGAAGTCGGGCGTGGTCCAACGCCGATGCTATATTATTCCACCTATGCCTTAGAAGCTGATGCGGGCCTGATGATCACAGGCTCACATAACCCACCGGATTATAACGGCATTAAGATGATGCTTTCTGGCCTGTCTTTCTTTGGTGCTGATATTCAGGACTTGGGCAAAATCGCGGCTGAAGGTGATTTTGAAACAGGGCAGGGCAGCTCAGAGCAACGCCCCATGCTTAATGACTATGTTGAACGCATCACATCTGATTTTAAAGCAGGGCGTGAGCTGAAAATCGCATGGGATGCAGGTAATGGTGTGGCAGGTGAGGCCATGACCATGATGTGTGATAAGCTGCCCGGTGAGCATCATTTGATGTATGCCGATATTGATGGCAACTTCCCCAACCACCACCCAGACCCAACCGTTGAGAAAAACCTTGCTGACCTTAAAGAAATGGTCATTGCAAAGGGCTGTGACCTCGGTATCGCCTTTGATGGGGATGGCGACCGTATCGGTGTGGTCGATAGTCAAGGCCGCGTGTTGTGGGGCGATCAGTTGATGGTCATTTGGGCCAAAGAAATCCTGTCGCGCAAACCCGGCTCAACCATCATTGCCGATGTGAAAGCCTCCCAAGTTCTCTTTGATGAAGTCGCCCGCATGGGTGGCGAGCCACAAATGTGGAAAACGGGTCATTCCCTGATTAAATCAAAAATGAAAGAGCTTGAGTCACCCTTTGCAGGTGAGATGAGTGGTCATATCTTCTTTAAAGATGGATTTTATGGCTTTGATGATGCGCTTTATGCCGCTATTCGTTTGCTCTCCATCCTGACTCAAACGGATGAAAAACTGGATGATATGCTGGATGCCATGCCTAAGATGGTCAATACACCAGAAATTCGTTTTGATTGCCCAGAAGAGCGTAAATTCGATGTGGCAGATGAAGTGAAAGAACGCCTTAACGGGGCAAGCGATGTGCAGGTGATTGATGTAGACGGCGTTCGCGTTGTCTCTGATGATGGCTGGTGGCTGTTGCGCGCCTCTAACACTCAGCCCGTGCTTGTGGCACGTTGTGAGGCAAAAGATGAGGCCGGGCTCGCTAAGTTAAAAGCAGAATTGGTCAAGCAGCTTGAAACCAGCGGAATTGACGCCCCTGACTTTTAA
- a CDS encoding D-alanyl-D-alanine carboxypeptidase codes for MGVLLSSHSHAKYASFVMDADTGRVLHSVNADTRNYPASLTKMMTLFMLFEALEQKKVTLNTKLRVSRKATWQPPSRLGLKAGSHIRVEDAIYALVTKSANDVATVVGEALGGTEWEFAKLMTKRARQIGMKSTNFRNASGLPNRRQLSTARDMATLGNELWKRYPQYYKYFKTTKWSYKGRTYGNHNKLMKKYDGMDGIKTGYIRASGFNLVTSVKRGGHRLIGVVFGGKTANRRNTHMAKILDKGFTKLDPKMMAAYKQKKKAKQQKRAYEIASKRRSTAWGVQVGAFNTIKKARVQAKAAIKRAPSYLTGAKTKVVPLKNGSKKVYRARVVGVEKREAYRACRALKKMRHPCMVFRAKGTQVASR; via the coding sequence GTGGGAGTCTTGCTATCGTCCCACTCACATGCCAAATACGCCTCTTTCGTGATGGATGCGGATACGGGGCGTGTGCTTCATTCTGTCAATGCTGATACACGTAATTATCCAGCTTCGCTGACAAAAATGATGACCCTGTTCATGTTGTTTGAAGCGCTTGAGCAAAAGAAAGTCACCTTAAACACCAAACTGCGTGTTTCCAGAAAAGCAACATGGCAGCCGCCATCTCGCCTTGGCCTAAAAGCAGGCAGCCACATTCGTGTTGAAGATGCGATCTATGCCCTTGTCACCAAGTCGGCAAACGACGTTGCCACTGTTGTTGGGGAAGCCCTTGGTGGTACGGAATGGGAATTTGCCAAGTTAATGACAAAACGTGCGCGCCAAATCGGCATGAAAAGCACAAACTTTCGCAATGCCTCTGGCCTGCCAAATCGCCGCCAGCTCAGTACAGCGCGCGATATGGCCACATTGGGCAATGAACTTTGGAAACGTTACCCACAATATTACAAATACTTCAAGACGACCAAATGGTCCTATAAAGGGCGCACATACGGTAACCACAATAAGCTGATGAAAAAATATGACGGGATGGATGGTATTAAAACCGGCTATATCCGTGCTTCTGGCTTTAACCTGGTCACATCTGTAAAGCGTGGTGGTCACCGCCTCATCGGTGTGGTCTTTGGGGGCAAAACCGCTAATCGCCGCAATACCCATATGGCAAAAATCCTTGATAAGGGCTTTACCAAACTCGACCCTAAGATGATGGCGGCTTATAAGCAGAAGAAAAAAGCCAAGCAACAAAAGCGTGCTTATGAAATTGCGTCCAAACGTCGCTCAACCGCCTGGGGTGTGCAAGTTGGTGCTTTTAATACCATCAAGAAAGCCCGCGTTCAGGCCAAAGCCGCGATCAAACGCGCCCCAAGTTATTTAACAGGTGCCAAAACAAAAGTTGTTCCCTTAAAAAATGGCAGTAAGAAAGTCTATCGCGCCCGCGTTGTTGGGGTTGAAAAACGCGAAGCCTATCGGGCATGTCGCGCACTCAAGAAAATGCGCCATCCCTGCATGGTATTCAGAGCCAAAGGCACACAAGTTGCCAGCCGCTAA
- the galU gene encoding UTP--glucose-1-phosphate uridylyltransferase GalU: MTKPVRKAIFPVGGLGTRFLPATKAMPKEMLPVVDKPLIQYAVEEAIEAGIEQFIFVTGRGKTALEDHFDHSHELEDTLLGKGKTEIHKTVLDILPKPGSVFYTRQMKPNGLGHAVWCAKELIGDEPFAVLLADDLVLAQDKCCLSQMIDVYNETGGNVVAIEEVPREETNKYGVLDVTEDDGRIAQAQGLVEKPAPEDAPSNLSIIGRYILQPEVFAQLDKQERGAGNEIQLTDAMAKTIPDVDFRGLRFEGRRFDCGSKLGFIEANLAFALDRDDLRDGVQKIISDLNT; encoded by the coding sequence ATGACCAAGCCTGTCAGGAAAGCTATATTCCCGGTTGGAGGACTAGGTACGCGCTTCCTTCCTGCAACCAAAGCAATGCCAAAAGAGATGTTGCCTGTTGTGGATAAGCCTTTGATTCAATACGCTGTTGAAGAAGCGATTGAAGCGGGTATTGAACAATTTATTTTTGTTACGGGCCGTGGCAAAACAGCGCTTGAAGATCATTTTGATCATTCCCACGAACTAGAAGATACGCTTCTTGGCAAAGGTAAAACCGAAATCCATAAAACGGTTCTGGATATTTTACCAAAGCCGGGCTCTGTTTTTTATACCCGCCAGATGAAGCCAAATGGCCTTGGTCATGCGGTTTGGTGCGCTAAAGAACTCATCGGGGATGAGCCTTTTGCGGTTTTATTAGCTGATGATTTGGTCTTGGCGCAGGATAAATGCTGCCTGAGCCAAATGATTGATGTTTATAACGAGACGGGTGGCAATGTGGTTGCCATTGAAGAAGTGCCTCGTGAGGAAACCAATAAATATGGTGTGCTGGATGTGACTGAAGATGACGGTCGTATCGCACAGGCACAGGGGCTGGTTGAAAAGCCTGCACCAGAAGATGCCCCTTCAAACCTTTCAATTATTGGTCGCTACATTTTGCAGCCTGAAGTGTTTGCCCAACTGGACAAACAAGAACGTGGCGCAGGTAATGAAATTCAGTTAACTGATGCCATGGCGAAAACCATTCCTGATGTGGACTTTAGAGGTTTGCGTTTTGAAGGGCGTCGTTTTGATTGTGGCTCAAAACTTGGTTTTATTGAAGCCAATCTTGCTTTTGCCCTTGATCGTGATGATCTGCGCGATGGTGTGCAGAAAATCATTTCCGATTTGAATACATAA
- a CDS encoding division plane positioning ATPase MipZ translates to MAAHVIVLGNEKGGTGKSTAAMHIIVALLDQGLKVGSMDLDLRQGTLSRYLENRIHNERTLLIPNHIRIEKDDGTFRGSFQQLYDTQDVMVIDTPGHDTPLGAEVHSYADTLITPLNDSFIDLDVLAQVDGQTMKIKRPSHYAETVWKHRQMKAMSQNGAHVDWIVMRNRLSHLDARNKRDMEVLIGEFAKRMGCRVVSGFGERVIYRELFLKGLTMMDMSGDELSMSHIAARQEVRNLLEAMQLPCLQS, encoded by the coding sequence ATGGCAGCGCATGTCATCGTTTTAGGTAATGAAAAAGGTGGTACGGGTAAATCAACGGCTGCCATGCATATTATCGTCGCTTTGTTAGACCAAGGCCTTAAGGTCGGCAGTATGGACCTGGACCTGCGCCAAGGTACCTTATCGCGCTATCTTGAAAACCGTATTCATAATGAGCGCACCTTGCTCATCCCCAATCATATCCGTATTGAAAAAGATGATGGGACTTTTCGCGGCTCGTTCCAGCAACTTTATGACACACAAGATGTGATGGTGATTGATACGCCTGGGCATGATACACCCTTGGGGGCAGAGGTGCATTCTTATGCCGATACGCTAATCACGCCTTTAAATGACAGTTTTATCGATCTTGATGTTTTAGCGCAGGTTGATGGGCAAACGATGAAAATCAAACGTCCAAGCCATTATGCTGAAACGGTATGGAAACACCGCCAGATGAAAGCCATGAGTCAAAATGGAGCCCATGTGGACTGGATTGTTATGCGCAATCGCTTGAGCCACTTAGATGCACGCAACAAGCGGGATATGGAAGTCTTGATTGGTGAATTTGCCAAACGTATGGGCTGTCGTGTGGTTTCCGGTTTTGGGGAGCGGGTGATTTATCGTGAGTTGTTCTTGAAAGGGTTGACCATGATGGACATGTCAGGGGATGAGCTCTCTATGTCTCATATCGCTGCGCGCCAAGAAGTGAGAAACCTTCTTGAAGCCATGCAACTTCCCTGTTTGCAAAGTTAA
- a CDS encoding UDP-glucose dehydrogenase family protein: MRIAMIGTGYVGLVSGACFSEFGTNVVCVDKDETKINKLHENIMPIFEPGLDKLVENNVSGGRLEFTTDLKEAVQSADAVFIAVGTPTRRGDGHADLSYVYGAAKEIAEAMDGYTVVVTKSTVPVGTGDEVERIIRETRPDADFDVVSNPEFLREGSAIEDFMRPDRVVIGTESERAQEVMRQLYRPLFLIETPILFTQRRTSELIKYAANTFLAAKITFINEIADLCEEVGADVQAVSKGIGLDGRIGKKFLHAGPGYGGSCFPKDTLALVKTAQQYGRPLKIIETVVDVNEQRKKQMAEKVIKACGGSVDGKKIAVLGVAFKPNTDDMRDSPSLDIIPALQEAGASVAAFDPEAMGEAKEMLSGVDWKENSYDTMDNADALVLITEWNEFRMLDLDRVKGLLNAPVMVDLRNVYNRQEMKDAGFDYTCIGRPKLED, from the coding sequence ATGCGTATTGCTATGATCGGTACCGGATATGTTGGACTCGTCTCCGGTGCATGTTTTTCAGAATTTGGTACGAACGTTGTCTGCGTTGATAAAGACGAGACAAAAATCAACAAACTGCATGAGAACATCATGCCGATCTTCGAGCCGGGTCTTGATAAGCTGGTCGAAAATAACGTTTCTGGTGGTCGCCTAGAGTTTACCACTGATTTGAAAGAAGCCGTTCAAAGCGCTGATGCGGTCTTTATTGCGGTGGGGACACCAACACGCCGTGGTGATGGCCATGCTGACCTGTCATACGTTTATGGTGCGGCTAAAGAAATTGCTGAAGCCATGGACGGCTATACAGTGGTTGTGACAAAATCAACCGTTCCTGTGGGCACGGGTGATGAGGTTGAGCGTATCATTCGTGAAACACGCCCAGATGCGGATTTTGATGTGGTGTCAAACCCAGAATTCTTGCGTGAAGGGTCTGCTATTGAAGATTTCATGCGTCCTGATCGTGTGGTTATCGGTACAGAAAGTGAGCGCGCACAAGAAGTGATGCGTCAACTTTATCGTCCATTATTTTTAATTGAAACACCGATCCTCTTTACACAGCGCCGCACATCAGAGCTGATTAAATATGCAGCTAATACTTTCCTTGCTGCTAAAATCACTTTCATCAATGAAATTGCTGATTTGTGTGAAGAAGTGGGGGCCGATGTACAGGCCGTTTCTAAAGGGATTGGCCTTGATGGTCGTATCGGTAAGAAATTCTTGCACGCAGGGCCGGGTTATGGCGGTTCTTGCTTCCCAAAAGACACATTGGCTTTGGTGAAAACAGCCCAGCAATATGGTCGCCCGTTGAAGATTATCGAAACGGTTGTTGATGTGAATGAACAGCGCAAAAAGCAAATGGCTGAAAAAGTCATTAAAGCCTGTGGTGGCTCAGTTGATGGCAAGAAAATCGCAGTTCTTGGTGTGGCATTTAAGCCAAACACAGATGATATGCGCGATTCACCAAGCTTGGATATCATTCCAGCCCTTCAAGAAGCAGGTGCTTCTGTTGCGGCCTTTGACCCAGAAGCCATGGGTGAAGCCAAAGAAATGCTTTCTGGCGTGGACTGGAAAGAAAATTCCTATGACACAATGGATAATGCCGATGCGTTGGTCTTGATCACAGAGTGGAATGAATTTCGTATGCTTGATCTGGATCGTGTGAAAGGCTTGTTGAACGCACCGGTCATGGTTGACCTGCGCAACGTTTATAACCGTCAGGAAATGAAGGATGCAGGTTTTGATTATACCTGTATTGGTCGTCCTAAACTGGAAGACTAA
- a CDS encoding NAD(P)/FAD-dependent oxidoreductase, which produces MSEHVDAVVIGAGVVGLACARALALTSKEVIIIEADKAIGMGTSSRNSEVIHAGIYYPKDSLKARLCVEGKHMLYEFCDSHGVPYKKLGKLIVASSAEQVEALKAIKRKASDNGVDDLIWLDKEEVLQKEPALKAEAALLSPSTGIIDTHAYMLALQGEAEDHGAILALNSPITGGQIKDGVISLHTGGDAPMSITADIVINSAGLNAIKLARLIEGFPQSHIPQDYYCKGNYFSLATKAPFSHLIYPVPEKAGLGVHLTLDMGGQARFGPDVEWLDEGDHINYEVAPHRGDKFYEAIRNYWPALKDGDLQADYSGVRPKIQSPDGEAKDFLIQGPKDHGILGFINLFGIESPGLTSSLAIAKEVINKLELN; this is translated from the coding sequence ATGAGTGAACATGTTGATGCCGTGGTCATCGGTGCCGGTGTTGTCGGGCTGGCATGCGCACGTGCACTGGCACTTACTAGTAAAGAGGTTATCATTATTGAGGCTGATAAAGCCATCGGAATGGGCACCAGTTCACGCAATAGTGAAGTCATCCATGCGGGCATTTATTACCCCAAAGACAGCCTGAAAGCCCGCCTCTGCGTTGAAGGCAAACATATGCTCTATGAGTTTTGTGATAGTCATGGCGTGCCTTATAAAAAACTCGGCAAGCTGATTGTGGCCTCAAGCGCTGAACAAGTTGAGGCCCTAAAAGCCATTAAGAGAAAAGCATCTGATAATGGTGTTGATGACCTCATCTGGCTGGATAAAGAAGAAGTCTTACAAAAAGAACCTGCCCTTAAAGCCGAGGCGGCCCTGCTCTCGCCTTCCACAGGGATTATTGATACCCATGCCTATATGCTGGCCCTACAAGGTGAGGCTGAAGACCACGGTGCCATACTTGCCCTTAACAGCCCCATAACAGGTGGGCAGATTAAAGATGGTGTGATTAGCCTGCACACAGGCGGTGATGCGCCCATGTCAATCACTGCTGATATCGTAATTAATTCTGCTGGCCTAAACGCTATTAAGCTGGCCCGCCTCATTGAAGGTTTTCCTCAAAGTCATATCCCGCAAGACTATTACTGTAAGGGCAATTATTTCTCCCTTGCCACTAAAGCACCTTTTTCCCATCTGATTTATCCGGTGCCGGAAAAAGCTGGATTGGGCGTCCATCTCACCCTTGATATGGGCGGACAGGCACGTTTTGGCCCCGATGTTGAATGGTTAGATGAGGGGGACCATATAAACTATGAGGTTGCCCCGCACAGAGGCGATAAATTTTATGAGGCGATCAGAAACTATTGGCCCGCTTTAAAAGACGGTGACCTACAGGCCGATTATTCAGGTGTCAGGCCCAAAATCCAAAGCCCGGATGGAGAGGCAAAAGATTTTCTTATTCAAGGGCCTAAGGATCATGGTATTTTAGGTTTTATAAACTTATTTGGGATAGAATCACCGGGATTGACCTCTAGCCTAGCTATAGCCAAAGAAGTCATCAACAAGTTGGAATTGAATTAA
- a CDS encoding DUF3179 domain-containing protein, giving the protein MFSLKKILWLLFFFLNVAPVSADPNFWKYEWPKTDFSKSSVEFIEILSGGPPKDGIPAIDHPQFIEMNKLSGLNEREGVITVEWAGEVRVYPLRILMWHEIVNDTIGGVPVSVTYCPLCNSAIVFERKLLDGRVLDFGTTGKLRNSDLVMYDRQTETWWQQFTGQAIVGELLGTALSIIPSRLESWAAFKERHQSALVLIPSDPKARQYGRNPYVGYAKSARPFLYGGEMPKGIAPMAPVLVVGNKAWAIEYVKAQKTIQADGLTITWKSGQASALEGKTVFQGSDLGNVTVQKNGHDVAYHLSFAFAYHAFYPNGEIIK; this is encoded by the coding sequence GTGTTTAGTCTAAAGAAAATTTTATGGCTTTTGTTCTTCTTTTTAAATGTCGCACCCGTTTCAGCGGACCCAAATTTTTGGAAATATGAGTGGCCCAAGACGGATTTTTCCAAATCATCTGTTGAGTTTATTGAAATCCTCTCAGGTGGCCCGCCCAAAGACGGTATCCCTGCCATTGATCATCCCCAGTTTATTGAGATGAACAAACTGTCAGGCTTAAATGAGCGCGAAGGGGTGATCACGGTTGAATGGGCAGGTGAGGTTCGGGTGTATCCTTTGCGTATTTTAATGTGGCATGAGATCGTGAATGACACTATTGGGGGCGTGCCTGTCTCAGTAACCTATTGCCCATTATGTAATAGCGCAATTGTGTTTGAACGCAAGTTGCTTGATGGACGTGTGTTAGATTTTGGCACCACAGGTAAGTTGAGGAATTCTGACCTTGTTATGTATGACCGCCAGACAGAAACATGGTGGCAACAATTTACCGGACAAGCCATTGTCGGGGAGCTCTTGGGCACAGCATTGTCGATCATTCCCTCACGTCTTGAAAGCTGGGCGGCATTTAAGGAACGCCATCAATCCGCATTGGTATTGATCCCGAGCGACCCAAAGGCACGACAATATGGGCGCAACCCTTATGTGGGGTATGCCAAATCGGCTCGTCCATTTTTATATGGGGGAGAGATGCCCAAAGGCATTGCGCCCATGGCCCCCGTGCTTGTTGTGGGAAATAAGGCGTGGGCGATTGAGTATGTGAAAGCGCAGAAAACCATTCAAGCTGATGGCCTCACCATTACATGGAAAAGCGGCCAAGCTTCAGCCCTAGAAGGTAAAACGGTTTTTCAGGGCAGTGACCTTGGCAATGTTACAGTGCAAAAAAACGGCCATGACGTGGCTTATCATTTGAGCTTTGCCTTTGCTTATCACGCTTTTTATCCCAATGGTGAAATCATCAAATAA
- a CDS encoding STAS domain-containing protein yields the protein MDISVREQGDECIVYISGKISFLDHDLFKEMIENMASSKAKTCILDLFDCTQLDSAGLGFFMHAHESFKQHEIELHVRNAHDHVERLLNIARFKDFMSINQLPAEEHLKHF from the coding sequence ATGGATATCAGCGTAAGAGAACAAGGCGATGAATGTATCGTCTATATTTCAGGAAAAATCAGCTTTCTTGATCATGACCTATTTAAAGAAATGATTGAGAACATGGCCTCGTCAAAAGCAAAAACCTGCATTCTTGATTTATTCGACTGTACCCAATTAGATTCTGCAGGTCTTGGCTTTTTCATGCATGCCCATGAGAGCTTTAAACAACATGAAATTGAGCTTCATGTCAGAAACGCCCATGATCATGTAGAGCGACTTTTAAACATTGCCCGCTTCAAAGATTTCATGAGCATCAATCAACTCCCTGCTGAAGAACACCTCAAACATTTTTGA
- a CDS encoding J domain-containing protein — protein MFHLLFILLILAFFYVLVKWYVQARPRDVLTVAKWIGIIFVSLLIIRLLFSGKFWLAMAALPALFVWFERFRTLFHIGKTVRGWYKGEAPSQQQAPPPPPQQEGRSFMSREEALDLFGLEEDATAPEIKAAYHRLIAQVHPDKGGSDYLAAKINQAKDILLNG, from the coding sequence ATGTTCCATTTGCTCTTTATCTTGCTGATACTGGCCTTCTTTTATGTGCTGGTGAAATGGTATGTTCAGGCCCGTCCGCGCGATGTGCTCACTGTTGCCAAATGGATTGGCATCATCTTTGTTTCCTTATTGATCATTCGCTTGCTCTTTAGTGGAAAGTTCTGGCTTGCAATGGCGGCCTTGCCAGCTTTGTTTGTCTGGTTTGAACGTTTTAGAACTTTGTTTCATATCGGCAAAACAGTACGCGGTTGGTATAAAGGCGAAGCGCCTTCCCAACAACAAGCACCACCTCCACCCCCGCAACAAGAGGGACGCTCTTTTATGAGCCGGGAAGAGGCGCTGGATCTGTTTGGCCTTGAAGAAGATGCAACAGCCCCAGAAATAAAAGCGGCCTATCATCGCCTTATTGCACAGGTGCATCCTGATAAGGGAGGCTCTGATTATCTGGCAGCAAAGATTAATCAGGCAAAGGATATTCTTTTGAATGGCTAG